One genomic window of Cellulophaga sp. Hel_I_12 includes the following:
- a CDS encoding bifunctional nuclease family protein, with protein MSLVRLKIKGISYSQTQNGAYALILNEVEGDRKLPIIIGAFEAQSIAIALEKEIKPPRPLTHDLFKNFADRFDITVKQVIIHKLVDGVFYSSIICERDKIEEIIDARTSDAIALALRFNAPIFTYKTILDKAGIFLKFSSKDKEDEKSDDSIMVNEILQEGETVEITGSASDGYSELSTEELYKELDSAVANENYEKAAKLRDEISKRE; from the coding sequence ATGAGCTTAGTCCGATTAAAAATAAAAGGAATATCATACAGCCAAACACAGAATGGTGCGTATGCCCTTATTTTAAATGAAGTTGAAGGTGATCGAAAATTACCTATTATTATTGGCGCTTTTGAAGCACAATCTATTGCTATTGCTTTAGAAAAAGAAATAAAACCTCCTCGCCCATTAACTCATGATCTTTTTAAAAATTTTGCAGATCGTTTTGATATTACGGTAAAGCAAGTCATCATTCATAAACTAGTAGACGGTGTTTTTTATTCGAGTATTATTTGTGAAAGAGATAAAATTGAAGAGATTATTGATGCCAGAACAAGCGATGCTATCGCCTTGGCACTGCGCTTTAATGCCCCTATTTTCACCTACAAAACAATCTTAGACAAAGCGGGTATCTTCCTTAAGTTTTCTTCTAAAGACAAGGAGGATGAAAAATCAGATGATAGTATTATGGTGAACGAAATTCTTCAAGAAGGAGAAACTGTAGAGATCACAGGTTCTGCAAGTGACGGATATTCAGAACTTTCTACAGAAGAGCTGTATAAGGAGCTCGATAGCGCAGTTGCCAATGAAAATTATGAAAAAGCCGCTAAATTACGAGACGAAATTTCTAAAAGAGAATAA
- a CDS encoding electron transfer flavoprotein subunit alpha/FixB family protein, with the protein MSVLVYTESENGKFKKNAFEVASYAHEVAQKMGTTATAVSFNASENESLGNYGISKVLNIKNDELKTFNAKAFAAAIQEAAAKEGAKVLILSSSADTKYVAPLLAGHLKAGYIPNVIAAPESINPFTVKRTTFSNKGFALSEITTDVKIVGVSNNAFGSIENKVATTIEDFSPTLNASHFSTKSVEIDKVVGKATIADADVVVSGGRGLKGPENWGMIEELAEVLGAATACSKPVSDLGWRPHGEHVGQTGKPVASNLYIAIGISGAIQHLAGVSSSKVKVVINNDPEAPFFKAADYGIVGDAFEVVPSLIEKLKEFKAQNA; encoded by the coding sequence ATGTCAGTTTTAGTATATACAGAATCAGAAAACGGAAAATTTAAAAAAAATGCATTTGAAGTAGCTTCCTATGCCCATGAAGTAGCCCAGAAAATGGGTACGACAGCAACGGCCGTTTCCTTTAATGCATCAGAGAATGAAAGTTTAGGAAACTACGGTATTTCTAAAGTTTTAAACATTAAAAACGATGAATTAAAAACGTTTAACGCCAAAGCATTTGCAGCTGCTATTCAAGAAGCTGCAGCAAAAGAAGGGGCAAAAGTTTTAATTTTAAGTTCTAGCGCAGATACCAAATATGTAGCTCCTCTTTTAGCAGGTCATTTAAAAGCAGGCTATATTCCTAATGTGATTGCCGCTCCGGAAAGTATAAATCCGTTTACAGTAAAAAGAACCACTTTCAGCAACAAAGGCTTTGCTTTATCTGAAATTACCACGGATGTAAAAATTGTTGGTGTTTCAAACAATGCTTTTGGTAGTATTGAAAACAAAGTAGCCACTACTATCGAAGACTTTAGTCCCACATTAAATGCTAGTCATTTCTCTACAAAATCTGTTGAAATTGATAAAGTCGTAGGCAAAGCGACCATTGCCGATGCAGATGTTGTGGTATCAGGAGGACGTGGTTTAAAAGGTCCTGAAAACTGGGGAATGATTGAGGAACTTGCTGAAGTTCTTGGCGCTGCAACGGCATGTTCAAAACCAGTTTCTGATTTGGGCTGGAGACCTCATGGGGAACACGTAGGCCAAACAGGGAAACCTGTTGCCAGCAACCTGTATATTGCTATCGGAATTTCAGGAGCCATTCAACACTTAGCCGGCGTAAGTTCTTCAAAAGTTAAAGTAGTCATCAATAACGACCCGGAAGCACCCTTTTTTAAGGCCGCTGATTATGGTATTGTTGGTGATGCATTTGAAGTAGTTCCTTCATTGATTGAAAAATTAAAAGAATTTAAAGCACAAAACGCTTAA
- a CDS encoding electron transfer flavoprotein subunit beta/FixA family protein, translated as MKILVCISNVPDTTSKINFTEGDTKFDTNGVQFIINPNDEFGLTRAMWFKEKQNAVVHIATVGGANVEPTMRKALAIGADEAIRVNADPTDGFFVAEQLAAIIKDGAYDLVIAGRESIDYNGGMVPGIIASILDMNFVNTCIKLEVEGTEATAVREIDGGKEKIATTLPLIIGGQKGLVEESDLRIPNMRGIMMARQKKLSVIEPIAAIHATKDTKFEKPAAKGSVKLVTSVDELIDLLHNEAKAI; from the coding sequence ATGAAAATATTAGTATGCATAAGCAATGTACCCGATACGACGTCAAAAATAAATTTCACGGAAGGTGATACTAAATTTGACACTAACGGGGTTCAATTTATTATAAATCCTAATGATGAATTTGGACTTACTAGAGCCATGTGGTTTAAAGAAAAGCAAAATGCCGTAGTACATATCGCCACGGTTGGTGGTGCCAACGTTGAGCCCACCATGCGGAAAGCGTTAGCGATAGGTGCTGATGAAGCTATCCGAGTAAATGCAGATCCGACCGATGGTTTTTTTGTTGCAGAACAATTAGCAGCCATCATTAAAGATGGTGCCTATGATTTGGTGATTGCCGGTAGAGAATCTATCGATTATAATGGCGGGATGGTACCTGGGATTATAGCTAGTATTTTAGACATGAATTTCGTGAACACTTGCATTAAATTAGAGGTAGAAGGTACAGAAGCTACAGCCGTGCGAGAAATTGATGGTGGAAAAGAAAAAATTGCAACCACCTTACCTTTAATTATTGGTGGCCAAAAAGGATTGGTTGAAGAAAGTGATTTAAGGATTCCAAACATGCGTGGCATTATGATGGCGCGTCAAAAAAAGCTAAGTGTTATAGAACCTATAGCGGCTATACATGCTACAAAAGACACTAAATTTGAAAAACCTGCTGCCAAAGGAAGTGTAAAACTAGTCACTTCTGTAGATGAACTTATAGATTTACTTCATAACGAGGCAAAAGCTATTTAA
- a CDS encoding pyruvate dehydrogenase complex E1 component subunit beta yields the protein MKTIQFREAICEAMSEEMRRDESIYLMGEEVAEYNGAYKASKGMLDEFGADRVIDTPISELGFAGIGVGSAMNGNRPIIEFMTFNFALVGIDQIINNAAKIRQMSGGQFNCPIVFRGPTGSAGQLGATHSQAFESWFANCPGLKVIVPSNPADAKGLLKAAIRDNDPVIFMESEQMYGDKGEVPEGDYIIPIGVADVKREGTDVTIISFGKIIKEAYKAADELAKEGISCEIIDLRTVKPLDYEAILKSVKKTNRMVILEEAWPYGNVASEIIYHVQSNAFDYLDAPIEKINTADTPAPYSPVLLAEWLPNYEDVIKSVKKVMYK from the coding sequence ATGAAAACAATACAATTTAGAGAAGCTATTTGTGAGGCGATGTCCGAGGAAATGAGAAGAGATGAATCTATTTACTTAATGGGCGAAGAAGTGGCGGAATACAATGGAGCCTACAAAGCCTCGAAAGGAATGTTAGATGAATTTGGTGCCGATAGAGTGATCGATACGCCTATCTCTGAATTGGGGTTTGCTGGAATCGGTGTTGGTTCTGCCATGAATGGCAATCGTCCAATCATAGAGTTTATGACCTTCAACTTTGCTTTAGTAGGCATTGATCAAATTATAAATAATGCTGCTAAGATTCGTCAAATGTCTGGTGGTCAATTTAATTGTCCTATTGTGTTTAGAGGGCCTACAGGCTCTGCGGGTCAATTAGGGGCAACGCATTCACAGGCTTTTGAAAGCTGGTTTGCTAATTGCCCAGGTCTAAAAGTAATAGTGCCATCGAATCCTGCAGACGCAAAAGGATTGTTGAAGGCAGCGATTAGAGATAATGATCCTGTTATTTTCATGGAGTCTGAACAGATGTATGGAGATAAAGGCGAAGTCCCTGAAGGCGATTATATTATTCCGATTGGAGTGGCAGATGTTAAAAGAGAAGGAACAGACGTCACGATTATATCCTTTGGAAAAATCATAAAAGAGGCATACAAAGCTGCTGATGAATTGGCTAAAGAAGGTATCAGCTGCGAAATTATAGATTTAAGAACCGTAAAACCCTTAGATTACGAAGCGATTCTAAAGTCGGTTAAAAAAACAAACAGAATGGTTATTTTAGAGGAAGCTTGGCCTTATGGCAATGTGGCTTCCGAAATTATATACCATGTACAATCTAATGCTTTTGATTATTTAGATGCACCTATTGAGAAAATAAACACAGCAGATACACCAGCGCCGTATTCTCCTGTTTTGTTGGCAGAATGGTTGCCAAATTACGAGGATGTTATTAAATCAGTTAAAAAAGTAATGTATAAATAA
- a CDS encoding DUF5686 and carboxypeptidase-like regulatory domain-containing protein, giving the protein MKNFLQLLVLLTSTLVFSQTKISGIVVDEKDVPVAFANIIFKGSTEGTITNEDGIFYLESDANYTTITASFIGYETREISLEKKVNYQMKIILLEGGEQLKEVIVYSGKQSKKNNPAIDILRKIWEKRRKNGVKQYNQYSFNKYEKVEFDLNTIDSALIKNRIFKGLEFIFQDLDTSRITGKTYLPIFINETFSKIYGDNTLSQEEEDILGTKNSGFSNNQALTAFVEDLYADYDIYNNYLKFFDKSFTSPLSKTGIDVYNYVLTDSAFIDKKWCYNIIYYPRRKNELTFKGNFWVNDSTYAIKKINLEVTKSANINWVKEIYIEQDFEVLNDSVFLLKRDYMLSDFSLSKKEESKGIYGKRTTVYDNYAFNEVKNEGFYKNLKNKFSTSIVERDNSFWEENRLEALNKDEKGIYKLLDTLKTVPKFKSYYNIVSILGSGYVEIDKWNLDIGDVYSTFGFNDAEGIRVRAGARTYFGQNDPWRIEAYTAYGFGDQKFKHGISAKWLLDKKTRLIISGGNRRDIEQLGLSLTATNDVLGRSAASSSLFSVGANDRLTNIDLSTFAVEAEPLTNFMVKIGGSLRTLSSALPDAFSLDYVDATSPTGINSEIKQFDINTTLIYTPGRRTIGYGVERRNINDTYSTLFLNYTKGIEGFLESDFDYEKIQFSYTQPWQIGGFGRLNSTIELGKTFGEVPLGLLNVVPGNQTLFSIYGTFPNLNFYEFVTDTYASVHLEHNFNGRFFSKIPVIKKWNLREIVGLRGAWGSLSDENILLNSPTNIPLIAPNDKVYWEYSLGVGNIFKIFRIDFNFRGNYLDNPEARPFSVTGSFGFSF; this is encoded by the coding sequence ATGAAGAATTTTTTACAATTATTGGTTTTATTAACCTCAACTTTGGTGTTTTCGCAAACCAAAATAAGTGGTATTGTGGTAGACGAAAAAGATGTGCCGGTGGCTTTTGCAAATATTATATTTAAAGGCTCTACAGAGGGGACGATAACCAATGAAGATGGTATTTTTTATTTAGAGTCTGACGCTAATTATACCACCATAACGGCTTCTTTTATTGGCTATGAAACTAGAGAAATAAGCTTAGAGAAAAAGGTGAATTACCAAATGAAAATTATTCTTTTGGAAGGTGGTGAACAGTTAAAAGAAGTAATTGTTTACTCAGGGAAACAATCCAAAAAAAATAATCCAGCTATTGATATTCTCAGAAAAATTTGGGAAAAAAGACGAAAAAATGGTGTAAAACAATACAATCAGTACAGCTTTAATAAGTACGAAAAAGTGGAGTTCGACTTAAATACCATAGATAGTGCGCTGATAAAGAATAGAATATTTAAAGGTTTAGAGTTTATTTTTCAAGATTTAGATACCTCTAGAATTACAGGAAAAACCTACCTCCCTATTTTTATAAATGAAACTTTTTCAAAGATATACGGAGATAATACTCTAAGCCAAGAAGAAGAAGATATTTTAGGGACAAAAAATTCGGGTTTTAGCAATAATCAAGCGCTAACCGCCTTTGTTGAAGATTTATATGCGGATTATGATATTTACAACAATTACCTAAAGTTTTTTGATAAAAGTTTTACGAGTCCCCTTTCAAAAACAGGTATTGATGTTTATAATTATGTGTTAACAGACAGTGCTTTTATTGATAAAAAATGGTGCTATAATATTATTTATTATCCTAGAAGAAAAAACGAATTGACTTTTAAAGGTAATTTTTGGGTGAATGATTCTACGTATGCCATTAAAAAAATAAACCTGGAGGTGACCAAAAGTGCCAATATCAATTGGGTAAAAGAGATTTATATTGAGCAAGATTTTGAGGTTCTGAATGACTCCGTGTTTTTATTGAAGCGCGATTATATGTTGAGTGATTTTAGCTTAAGCAAAAAAGAAGAATCGAAAGGTATTTATGGTAAAAGAACAACAGTCTATGATAATTATGCTTTTAATGAAGTAAAAAATGAGGGTTTTTATAAAAATTTAAAAAATAAATTTAGCACTTCGATTGTGGAGCGCGATAATTCTTTCTGGGAAGAAAACCGACTCGAAGCTTTAAATAAAGATGAAAAGGGTATTTATAAACTTTTAGATACCCTAAAAACGGTGCCAAAATTTAAAAGTTACTATAATATCGTAAGTATTTTAGGTTCGGGCTATGTTGAAATAGATAAATGGAATTTAGATATAGGTGATGTTTACAGTACATTTGGTTTTAATGATGCAGAAGGCATTCGCGTTCGTGCTGGAGCAAGAACCTATTTTGGGCAGAATGATCCTTGGCGTATTGAAGCCTATACGGCTTATGGCTTTGGCGATCAAAAATTTAAACATGGTATTTCTGCTAAATGGTTGCTAGATAAAAAAACGAGACTAATAATTTCAGGAGGTAATAGGCGCGATATTGAACAATTGGGATTAAGCCTTACGGCTACCAACGATGTTTTAGGCAGAAGCGCTGCTTCATCTTCCTTATTTTCGGTAGGTGCCAATGACCGCCTAACGAATATTGATTTATCTACCTTTGCCGTTGAGGCAGAACCCTTAACGAATTTTATGGTCAAGATAGGTGGCTCTTTACGGACCTTAAGCTCTGCACTGCCTGACGCTTTTAGTCTTGATTATGTCGATGCGACTAGTCCTACAGGTATAAATTCAGAAATAAAACAGTTTGATATCAACACCACTTTGATTTATACCCCAGGAAGGAGAACCATAGGCTATGGGGTAGAGCGTCGGAATATCAACGATACCTATAGCACGCTATTTTTGAATTATACTAAAGGTATTGAAGGGTTCTTAGAAAGTGATTTCGATTATGAAAAAATACAATTTTCCTACACACAACCATGGCAAATAGGAGGTTTTGGAAGGCTCAATAGTACTATAGAGCTTGGGAAAACCTTTGGAGAAGTACCGCTGGGTTTGCTAAATGTTGTGCCCGGAAACCAAACCTTATTTTCTATTTACGGCACTTTTCCTAACTTGAATTTTTATGAATTTGTAACAGACACCTATGCATCGGTACATTTGGAACATAATTTTAATGGGCGTTTTTTTTCTAAAATTCCTGTCATAAAAAAATGGAATCTAAGGGAAATAGTGGGTTTAAGAGGAGCTTGGGGTTCATTATCCGATGAGAATATCCTATTAAATAGTCCAACAAATATTCCGCTAATAGCACCAAACGATAAAGTATATTGGGAATATTCTTTGGGTGTCGGTAATATTTTTAAAATTTTTAGAATCGATTTTAATTTTCGAGGAAATTATTTAGATAATCCAGAAGCAAGACCATTTAGTGTTACTGGGTCGTTCGGATTTAGCTTTTAA